Genomic segment of Avibacterium volantium:
AACTAAATCCGCTTTTGCCATTAGGCACGCACCAAACATTCCATTTTGTACGCGATCAGAGGGGCAACCTACATTGAGATTAATTTCTTGATAGCCCCGTTGTTCTGCCAACCTAGCACAATGTTGCAACTGATCGGGATCACTACCGCCAAGCTGAAGTGCCACAGGATTTTCCACCAGATCAAATTCTAAATGATCGTATTTGGCGTGAATGATCGCCCCTGTGGTGACCATTTCCGTATAAAGTAAGGCGTGCTGGCTAAACTGACGGTGAAAATAGCGGCAATGGCGGGTTGTCCAATCGAGCATTGGGGCGACGGAAAACCGCCCACGATAAAAGTGCGGTTGTTTTTCAGTGAGTTTTTTTTGTTCCATTATTTGGTTTCTTCTTGTACGGCTTGTTTTGTTACTTCTTGTTTCACTGCGTCTTGTTTTATGGCCTCTTGTTGCTTCGCCTCCTCTTGGATACGTTGGCGGAAGCGTCCTGCAGCAAAATGATAGAACGGTTTTGCGTTAAATTGGCGTGAAATAATAGAAGCGATAAGGCTACAAATCAAGAGCCAAAATAGCACGGGCTCGCTTGATGTCATTTCCATTACCACCACACTTGCCGTAACCGGGGATTGGGTTGCGCCAGCCAAAAACGCCGCCATACACAATAAAACCAGTAAACGCTGATCGACAATGCCGCCAGTCAGCGCCCAGATCTGCGCTCCAATGCCTGCGCCTGTGGTTAATGATGGGGTGAAAATCCCCCCTGCCGTGCCTGTCCAATAAGTGGCAACGGTAGCAAACAGTTTGCTTATTCCTACTTCGCTACCAATTTCTGCGCCGCTCAGTGCTTGGGTAACCACATCATAGCCTGTGCCGTAAGTTTGTCCGTGAGTGAATGTCCCAAGCCCTGCAAGGATTAAGCCTAAAATAAAGGCGGTATAAATAGGGTGGCGGCGAATCCAACCACGAATTTTTGCAGGTGCACTGCCTGCCACACCTTTGGCTAATAATTTCGCGAAAATGCCACCAAATATGCCACTTACTACGCCACATAACATTACCCATAAGAACATATAAGGCACGGAGGTTTCCCCTTGATAATTCGGGAAATAAGGGTTATTGCCTTCAATGGCAACCAAAATAAACCCAGCGGTCAGCACGCCGAGTAACACACGGCGTTCCCAACGTAACAAAATGCCACGGCCTAATTCTTCAATAGCAAAAATCACCCCAGCTAACGGCGCATTAAAGGCCGCGGCTAAACCGCCAGCTGCCCCTGTTGCCATTAATTCATTGGCGTTTAAGCCCTTGAATGCCAAGCCGTGGCGGCGGCACACATTGCCCCACGCATACATTACCGCCGCGCCCACTTGCACAGACGGCCCTTCGCGCCCCACAGAAGCACCAAATAACATCGCTAAAAACGTGAGTGGAATTTTCCACAGCGTTTGCCCAAAGGCAATGAGCTTACTTTTATTGGCGCTGTACGGCATATCAATAGAGGCAATCACCTGCGGAATCCCACTGCCCGAAACATAAGGGGTATATTTTGCGGTAAACCAAGCTAAAAATGCCAAACCTAAGGGCAGCACTAGCCATACGGCATAAGGATATTTTGCACTCCATTGGGCATTCCAATGTAAGGCAAGATCGGCAAATTTCGCAAAGCCCAGTGAGAATAAGGAGACCAACGCCGCGCCGATCAATAAACAGGAAAACTCAATGGTTTTACGCGAAATACGATAGCTTTGGCGTAATTTTCGGTGAATAAAATGACGAATTTTTTGGGTGAGTCGCTTTAACATTTTAGATGATTGAGATGAAAATAAATTGTGGAAAATTATAGCAATATTTTCGTGCGTGAGATATGGCAAGGATCAAGAAGATGAAAAATAGGCAAAAAAAATCACCGCACTTATTTCGCGAATAAAGTAAAGTGCGGTGAGATTTTTTTAATTTTATCTCCTAAAAGTTAAAGCACAAAGTATTTATCTAGATTAAGAATCTGGAGATTAATCTAAGGACTAACTTATATCTGACACAACTTGGGATTGAAAACATTCTTTATGATAGGAATAAATGCAGTCTAAGCAAAACCCCAAAATATTTTTCATAGAAATACCCCTTCTCCCTATTAAATCAATACAAATTATCATTTAGTCAAGCTTAGCTTAATACTGCTATGATTTACGGCAATTAACTCCCTACTAACTAAGGAAACAAAAATGACTGATAATTCAATCAAAAAATGTCCGGTTACCCACTTAACCACCGATTTTGGTGCGCCAGTGGTAGATAACCAAAACAGTTTAACCGCAGGGCCACGTGGGCCACTTTTAGCCCAAGATGTGTGGCTGCAAGAAAA
This window contains:
- a CDS encoding chloride channel protein, which produces MLKRLTQKIRHFIHRKLRQSYRISRKTIEFSCLLIGAALVSLFSLGFAKFADLALHWNAQWSAKYPYAVWLVLPLGLAFLAWFTAKYTPYVSGSGIPQVIASIDMPYSANKSKLIAFGQTLWKIPLTFLAMLFGASVGREGPSVQVGAAVMYAWGNVCRRHGLAFKGLNANELMATGAAGGLAAAFNAPLAGVIFAIEELGRGILLRWERRVLLGVLTAGFILVAIEGNNPYFPNYQGETSVPYMFLWVMLCGVVSGIFGGIFAKLLAKGVAGSAPAKIRGWIRRHPIYTAFILGLILAGLGTFTHGQTYGTGYDVVTQALSGAEIGSEVGISKLFATVATYWTGTAGGIFTPSLTTGAGIGAQIWALTGGIVDQRLLVLLCMAAFLAGATQSPVTASVVVMEMTSSEPVLFWLLICSLIASIISRQFNAKPFYHFAAGRFRQRIQEEAKQQEAIKQDAVKQEVTKQAVQEETK